One region of Cinclus cinclus chromosome 1, bCinCin1.1, whole genome shotgun sequence genomic DNA includes:
- the PSMG2 gene encoding proteasome assembly chaperone 2 yields MFVPCDRGGGSAAPDFKGFTLLMPAVSVGNVGQLAIDLVISTLDMTKVGYFYTDCLVPMVGNNPYATAEENSTELSINAEVYSLPSKKLVVLQIRSPFIKNKYRPFCETLLSWVKSSKCARVVLLSSSHAYQRDDEQLLGTPLRYLLTPDLEKAVGGHMKELNWKEMERVAAYPGISDTEKVLHIPGGGITKLLFTESCSEGIQMAVLLKFCSEGDNIPDAFVLVNYLNEWLQLIRSESNNSTDPSSQWKIPSSWRLLFGNGLPPALF; encoded by the exons ATGTTCGTCCCATGCGACCGCGGCGGGGGCTCCGCTGCCCCCGACTTTAAAGGCTTCACTCTGCTCATG CCAGCAGTGTCTGTGGGAAATGTTGGTCAGCTGGCAATAGATCTGGTGATTTCCACACTTGACATGACTAAAGTTGGTTACTTCTACACCGATTGCCTGGTGCCAATGGTTGGAAATAACCCATATGcaacagcagaggaaaactCAACGGAGCTGAGTATAAATGCTGAAG TGTACTCGTTACCATCAAAGAAACTTGTAGTTCTGCAGATCAGGTCTCCTTTTATAAAG AACAAGTACAGGCCATTCTGTGAAACCCTGCTTTCTTGGGTGAAGAGCAGCAAATGTGCCAGGGTTGTCCTTCTGTCCAGCAGCCACGCGTACCAGCGCGATGATGAGCAGCTTCTGGG GACACCACTACGCTACCTGCTCACACCTGATCTGGAGAAAGCAGTTGGAGGCCACATGAAGGAGCTAAActggaaagaaatggaaagagtAGCGGCTTACCCTGGAATAAGTGATACAGAAAAAGTTCTGCACATACCTGGGGGTGGCATCACAAAACTGTTGTTTACTGAGAG CTGTTCAGAGGGAATCCAAATGGCAGTTCTTCTGAAATTTTGCTCAGAAGGAGACAACATCCCTGATGCATTTGTTCTTGTTAACTATCTTAATGAATGGCTCCAGCTAATTAGAAGTGAA AGCAACAATTCCACAGATCCTTCTTCACAGTGGAAGATACCGAGTTCTTGGCGCTTACTTTTTGGCAACGGTCTCCCACCTGCCCTCTTCTGA